From uncultured Desulfobacter sp.:
ATCATCTGCGGCCACTGCAGAAACTGTCTTGCCGGGCGTCGTCATTTGTGCCGGGATACAAAAGGCGTGGGTGTCAACCGGCCCGGTGCCTTTGCCCAGTACCTATCCATCCCGGTCACCAATGTGTGGTTTTGTGATGAAAAAATCCCCTTGGATATTCTTGCCTGTTTTGATCCTCTGGGAAATGCTGTCCATACCGCTTTAACTTTTGACGTACTTGGCGAAGATGTACTGATCACAGGCGCAGGTCCCATAGGATGCATGGCAGCCGCCATTGCAAAACATGCAGGCGCCAGAAATATTGTGGTCACCGATATTAATGCTTTTCGTTTGGGTCTTGCCGAAAAGGCAGGGGCAACCCGGATCATGAACCCGAAAAGAGAAAGTCTTGCCGAGATTCAAAAAGAACTTGGTATGAAAGAGGGGTTTGACGTGGCCATGGAGATGTCCGGCAGTCCCGCAGCTATTGACGATATACTGGATAACATGTTTCATGGCGGTAAAATCGCGCTGCTAGGCATTCAGCCTGAACAAATCCCCATGGAGTGGAACAAAGTTATCTTTAACATGTACACCATCAAGGGAATATATGGACGACAGATGTTTGAAACCTGGTATAAAATGACTGCCATGGTTCAAAGCGGCCTTGATATTTCCCCTTTGATTACCCACAGATTTCATTACACTGAATTTCAAAAAGGATTTGATGTTATGCGGTCGGGACAGTCAGGAAAAGTAATACTGGATTGGGACTAAACGACAAATCATAAAAAATAGGTCCTTGATATGACAACAGACAAATTGGACAAAAGCCTTCAAACCGAGCTTGACGCTCTGGCCGCCGAAGGCAGGGCAAAAGCCCCTGAAAGAATTATCACGGAATTTATCCCCCCAAGAAACGATTCAGGCCCAAGATATCGACTTGAAGGCTCCAGCAAAGAATATATCCGGCTCAATTCAAACGCCTATCTGTCTTTATCCGTCCATCCGGCGCTTGTTCAGGCGGCAGACAAGGCAACCCGGCAATTTGGTGTAGGCCCTGGTGCGGTAAGATTTATAGACGGAACGTTTTGTTACCATACTGAATTGGAAAAACGAATAGCCGAATTTTTGGGCAAGCCCTGTGCAAAAATTTTTAATTCTGCATATACGGCCAATTGTGGTCTGGCCTTGTCCATCTCCAATGCCAAAACATACTGGATTGGGGATCAGCTCAATCACAATTCCATTATCAGGGCCATGCGTATTTCAAATGTCCCTTCCGACAACAAGGGGATTTTCAAACACAATGACATGGCAGATCTGAAACGCTGTCTTGATGAGGTGGGGCCGGACATGGAACGTGTCGTGGTCATTTTTGACGGTATTTTTTCCATGCGTGGCGACTTTGCCCCCATTGACCAAATTCTTAACGTCTGCAAATCCTATGAAGACAAGTTCAAGGACGGGGTCATAACTGTAGTGGACGACTCGCACGGCATCGGGGCATATGGCGCAACAGGCCGGGGAACCAGCGAATATGCAGGCGTACGGCCCGACGTCATTGTCGGCACTTTCGGCAAAGCCTTCGGGGTCAACGGCGGGTTTATCGCAGCAAGTGATACCATGATTGAAGCGATTCGCCAAAAGGCGGATACATATATCTATACAAACCCCTTAAGCGTTGCAGACTGTGCTGCTGCCGTGGCCGCCATTGATATCTGTGACAGTGACCAGGGTCTGGACCTTCTGGATTACTTAGGCACAATAACCACAGCCTTTCGTGACGGTCTTAAGAAAATGGGCCTTGAATCAATTGAAGGGCCCCATCCCATAGTGCCTCTCATGGTCAGGGATACCGGCAGAACCCATGATCTTGTAAATTTTCTTTACGAAAATGGTGTGCTGGTAGTGGGTTTAACCTTTCCGGTTGTTCCCAAGGGATCTGAAACCATACGGTTTCAGATCAACGCCTGCCACACCCATGCCGATATTGATTATGTCCTGGGACTAATCAGGTCTTTTTATGAACGATCTTAAATCTATCGCAACGGAAACCCGTGTTTGGGCGAAAAGTTACCCAAGTGCGAGGCGGCAGATGGGTAACTTTTCATTCAAAGGCTAATTTATCAGGGTGCTTGGGGGCTGGGGCCGATCTGAATCGGGTGCGTTGGCAAGGCAGCCAATGGCGTCTTTGCTGGTTTCCTTTATTTTGAACATCAGCTGATCCGCCAGGTTCAGCAGGGCTCTTGTTTCTGTTGCATCATCAGGGTAGGCCGCGATGCCAACGCTTGCGCTCAGGTTTACGTTACACCCTTCGCTGCTCAGGTACGTTGTCTGTTTCATCCGGTCACGAATGCTCTCGGCTGTTTTGATTGCCTGGTCCTTATTAAACCCCGGCAGTACGATGACAAATTCATCCCCACCATATGCCACCCCATAGCATGGTTGTGAAATTGATTCCATGATGGTGTCGGCAATTTCTCGAAGTGCCCGGCTGCCGTTTAGATGCCCGTAGGTGTCCACAACATATTTGAAATTATCAATATCCATAAAGAGCAGAGCAAAGGATTTGTTTTCAGCTTTACTGCGTTCGAGCAACTGATACAACTCATCGTACAGATAACGCGTGTTGTAAAGGCCTGTCAAATCGTCATGAATAACTAAGTGTTCCAGTCTCTCATTAATTCTTTTCATTTCCCTTCGAGAATGGCTCAGTTCAAGTTGTGTCTTTACGCGCACAAGCAATTCGGTGGTATTAAATGGTTTGGTGATGTAATCCACTACACCGGCCTGGAACCCTTCCACAACACTATTTTCATCGGTCCTGGCCGTCAGAAAGATGATAGGAATATCCTGGATTTCGGTCTGACTTTTGAGTTGTCGGCAGACTTCAAAACCATCCATTTCCGGCATCATGATATCTAAAAGAATCAGATCAGGTGGATCCTTGGCAATTTTCGCCAATGCGGGTTTCCCGCCCATGGCACTGCATACGTTAAACTGGTGTCCCAGAACCGTAACGAGAATATCGATATTTTCCTGGGTGTCATCTACGACCATTACCGTAAAATTTTGATCGTTATTCACAGGAAGTTACCTTTCGTGTTAGATTAAGAGCTTGTTAAAAATAAATTGGAGAATATTAATAACAGCCATGGGCTGACATGATCTACCAATACATAGATTCAACCCATGACTAAACATGAAAGTAATTTAACAACTTATTAGGACTTTCATATAGAATGAAATAAAATCTCCTGTTTTGTCAAGTAATAGATAAAATAGTCGCAATTCTTAGCGAATTGTTCAGCAGGCGACAGAGTTCTATATCAAGTGCCGCAAAATGTCCGTGTTACCCGTTCTTCATTGGTGGGTGGTTGGGCATAATCGGTAAAATCAGGCTGTTCAGTAAAAGGGTTTTCATAAAGCGTCGTCAGCAGGTGTACCTGACTGAAATCACCTCTGGCTTCCGCATCCTCAATCGCCTTGTGAATTCGATGATTTCTTGGAATAAAAAGAGGATTGATCCGGTTCATTTGTGCCTGAATGAGCTCAGGACTATTTTCTTCAGCCAACCGCCGCTGCCATGATTCAAGCCAGGCTGCAACCGCATCCGGCGCTTTGAAAAGTTTTTGGAATTGCGGGGTCATATCTGAACCCTGCCTGATATGATCTGCCAGATAGCGAAACGTCAGGGTAAAATCGGCTTTTTGGTTCTGCATGAGGGCAACCAGTTCCCCAAGAAGAGAAGAATCCTGATCACCAGGATTTTCTATCCCGATTTTTTTAAGCAGGCCAACGCTCTGGGCGTGAAAAAATTCATCTTCAAACATGGACAGGGTGGCATCAATCACATCCGCTGCCTCTTCGTCTGTTTTTCCTAAAAGCGTTTGTAAACACATGCCAAGAGAGTGCAGGTTCCATTTCATGATGGCGCCCTGATTGGCATAACGGTATCTTCCCATGGTATCAATGGAACTGAAGACCATGTTGGGGTCATAATAATCCATAAAGGCACAGGGGCCATAATCAATGGTCTCTCCTGAAATTGAGGTGTTATCCGTATTCATGACACCGTGAATAAATCCAAGCTGCATCCATTTGGCCACAAGCCGGGCCTGTTTTTTGGCCACCGATGAAAAAAATTGCCTGTACCGGTCTTTTTTTGCCGGAAGTTCAGGATAATGACGGTCAATGACGTAGTCGGCAAGCTTGCGTATTGCCGTTTCATCGCCCCGGGCGGCAAAATATTCGAAACTGCCCACCCGGACAAACCCCGATGCGACCCGGGTCATAATCCCCCCAGGATGGGCCCCATCCGGGCGCAAGATTCGTTCTCCTGTGGAGACGATTGCCAGGGCCCTGGTGGTGGGCACGCCTAACGCATGCATGGCCTCACTGACAATGTACTCACGGATCACAGGCCCAAGAGGGGACTTGCCGTCTCCACCCCGTGAAAAACGGGTCCTGCCGGAACCTTTGAGTTGAACATCCAAACGTTTTCCGTCCGGGGTGACTTTTTCTCCGAGAAGAATGGCCCGGCCATCGCCAAGTTGGGGAACGAAGTTGCCAAATTGATGCCCAGCATAGGCCGTGGCAATGGGTGTTGAATCTGCAAAAACAAGGTTTCCTGCCAGACAATCTACCAGTTCTTGGGTCTCTTTAGTGAAATTAAGACCCAGTTCCCGGCTCAATTTCCAGTTGTATTTTTGCAACACAGGGTTGACTACGGTCTCAGGCGTAATCTCTTCAAAAAATTTTTTCGGAAGAGCTGCAAAACTATTTTCGAATCCGGCTTTAAGAGTTGACACAGCGGTTGTCTTTTCCATATATTCCTCCTGTGTTGCCTTTCATGAAGACTGTTTTTCATGCAATATTTCACATATAATATGATATGCATGAATACGAAGAAGTCATCTTTGGTGTCCGCTTCTTTTACACTCCGGCAATTTTCCCTTCTGGCCTGCGTATTCAAAGAAAAAAAGTATGTTGCACCCGCCGTGGATTTCTCCAATGATATCCAGATATCATGAATTTAACCTTTTATCCCGGCATTTTATTTGCTAATAAAAGTTGGAAAATTGGGAAATTGAAAAGACTTATCATACCAGTCTTGTTTTCAGCCCATATTTGAATAAACTAAAGTTTCCTGTAAACTAATTGATCATCTTGCTATGCAACCATGCGTAGCAAGGTTTTAACGAAAGATTTTTGTGGGTTTTGCCCCGGCACAGGGCAAACCCTATAAAAATCAGAACTCAATGCTGCCTCCGCTATAGTCTTGCGCACATCAGAAAATGCAAATCCGGCTCGTCCCCGAATTTTATGTCTTCTGTCTGGTGCATTTTCCAACCTGTCGGCATAGATCCATGTCAGCGTTGTGGCCATCATGCAGAAGTTAAGATGATTCAGTACGGATTCCGAATTCCGAACTTGTGATTTTGAGCTACCAATTTCCTGCTTGATCTCCTTAAATCCGGATTCTATTTTCCAGCGTGCGCCATAATATTCTATAATTTGCTCAACAGAAAGCGTTAAATCTGTGGTCATGAGAGCAACGTATCGTGTTTTCCGATAAACAAAAACAACTCGTACCGGACATTTCATCGTTTTCAACATAACGATTTGTGAATACGCCTGTACTTCCCTTGTTTTGCCGTACAAGAAAACCATATAAGCCCGGCACTTTTTTTTCCAGCATGCTGCACAATCAGCCACAGAACCCAGACGGCTGCCATATTTTCGTGGGCGACCAACCTTGCGTTTTCCTGTAGAAACAGGGGCAAGATCATATAGCGTAATATTTGTTCGCATACGAGAGAGTAGATGGAAAAAGCCGCCTTCACCACGACCCAGCCTGGACCAGAGGCCGTCATTGCCAAACCAACTATCTGCAATAACTAACACTGGTTGCTGAAAATAATTTCGAATATCCTTTATCATCGTGGCAGCCTGTGTCATCTTGCTTTCAAAGGAAAGAACCTTCCCTTTTCGTTTGGCAGTAGCAGATTTTGCCTCAATATTCTTTTTCATCATATAAAAACGAAAATCAAGGGGCAGGCAGGCCCATCGAGATTTTATTTTTTTCAATAATCCTACTGCCAGAATACACTGTGACCATGGATATGAACTCTGGTTTGACTTTGCTGCATGATCGTGAAAATGTGCGCAACCAAAAATTTTCCTACCACTTTTTGGGTTTATGGAATCATCCAGTGCTACCATTATTCGTCCGTCTGTACCTGGTGACGGAATCATTCCCCACATAGCTTGCCATAATTTTTTCCATGGCAGTGTTGGACTCGCCATAAATGCATAAAACCTCTGGCTATGCAGTTTTAGACCAAACAAAGTTTGAAGGGCACGTAACAGGTTAGAGGTGATTGATGATGTAAACGGTACCACTACAGCGAGCAACGTGTATGCAAACCAGACTTTTCTTTTCTGTCCCTGAGCTGTATTAGAAAATTCAGCTTGCAAAGGCTCTGTCAAATCACGTAATATAAACATGGTGGGTCGTTCCTTTTTTGTATAGTTTCAAGTATTTAGGCAATTGAAATATACTACAGGAGCGCCTACTTTTTCAAGGGTTATTGGGTCTTTATTTCAAATAAAAACAGTATGTTATCATAAAAAATCACTTAGGTTTGGCATGAAAAATGAAAATCAATTTCCATGCCAATTGCATTTTAAGTTGCCCTAAGGTCGGTTTTAATTTTTAGGAAACTTCAGTGAATAAAAATTATGGTATTAAAGGTGTCTTCCATGGCTAATAGTCTTTACATCACAACGACTGAAACCCGAAACGGAAAAATCCTCATCGTTCTTGGCATTATGCAGCTTTTGCTTAAAGATATCCGGCTCGTTGGATTTTTCAGGCCCATTATTAACCCGAGCTCAAGAGACGTCAGGGATCACGACATTGATTTGGTGCTTTCCAACTTTAACATTGGGCTTCAGTATGAGGAAACCTATGCTTATACGTTGGAAGAGGCCAAGCAGATGGTTAATTCCGGTCGCCAGGCAGAAATGATGAAAACCATTTTAGACAAGTATAAGGCCCTTGAGAAAAAAAGTCGTTTTGTCCTGTGCGAGGGCACTGATTTCGCAGCCGGTTCCGAGGCTTTTGAATTTGATATCAATGCCATGATTATAGCAGATATCGGGTGTCCGGCCCTGGTAGTCTCATATGGACATAAAAAAGATGCGCAACAGGTGATAACCTCATGTCAACTCGCCGTGGAAAGCTTATACCATAAAGGGGTGGATGTGCTGGCTGTGATGGTTAACCGGGTGGAACCCGAATCGTTGCATAGCCTGAAAATCGCTTTATATAAGGCAATTGACCGCCTTGAAGTCCTGATTTATACCATTCCTGAAACTCAGGCTTTAAGCCGTCCTTCGTTTCGGGATCTGATTCCGGCCGTGGATGCCCAGGTTTTGTACGGCAGGCAGGGGCTTGAAAATCAAATCTCAGGATGTATGATTGCGGCCATGCTGGTTCCGGATTTTCTGGACCACATTAAAAAAGACTACCTGGTCGTTACGTCCGGGGACCGGGCCGGCATTGTTATTACCTGCATTGCTTCCCGGCTTTCCATGGCCTATCCTGATATCGCCGGCATTCTGGTCACCGGCGGCATCTCCATTCCCGATTCCATCATTCGGCTTATCCATGATTGGAAGGAATTGCCTGTGCCCATTCTGCAGACCCGGATGGATACCCATACGGCGATCAAGGCCATTGACCAAATTTACAGCAGGATTTCCCCGGACGATCCCCAACGCATTGCCCTGGCCCTGAATGTTTTTGAGGAAAACGTGGATGCCGGTTCTTTAAGACAGCGGCTGGCGGCCAGAAAGTCGGTGCGCATCACCCCCCAGATGTTTGAATACAGCCTTATTGAGAAGGCTAAAAAGGCTCAGCAGCATATTGTGCTGCCCGAAGGCAACAGCGACAGGATTCTTAAAGCCGCTGATATTCTTCTGCGGCGCTCATTTTGTGATATCACCATTTTAGGCCGGCCCGAAGAGATTGAACGCAGGGTCAAGGAGTTGGGGCTGAATCTGTCCCAGGCCAGGATTATCCAACCTGATGCCAGCCCTTGGCTGGACGATTATGGCCAAACTTA
This genomic window contains:
- the tdh gene encoding L-threonine 3-dehydrogenase — its product is MNPSIPNTMKALVKAHPKEGLWLQEIPVPGISHNEVLIKILKTAICGTDVHIYNWDKWSQKNVPLPMHIGHEFVGRVVAVGSHVKDCSPGDLVSGEGHIICGHCRNCLAGRRHLCRDTKGVGVNRPGAFAQYLSIPVTNVWFCDEKIPLDILACFDPLGNAVHTALTFDVLGEDVLITGAGPIGCMAAAIAKHAGARNIVVTDINAFRLGLAEKAGATRIMNPKRESLAEIQKELGMKEGFDVAMEMSGSPAAIDDILDNMFHGGKIALLGIQPEQIPMEWNKVIFNMYTIKGIYGRQMFETWYKMTAMVQSGLDISPLITHRFHYTEFQKGFDVMRSGQSGKVILDWD
- a CDS encoding aminotransferase class I/II-fold pyridoxal phosphate-dependent enzyme, with the protein product MTTDKLDKSLQTELDALAAEGRAKAPERIITEFIPPRNDSGPRYRLEGSSKEYIRLNSNAYLSLSVHPALVQAADKATRQFGVGPGAVRFIDGTFCYHTELEKRIAEFLGKPCAKIFNSAYTANCGLALSISNAKTYWIGDQLNHNSIIRAMRISNVPSDNKGIFKHNDMADLKRCLDEVGPDMERVVVIFDGIFSMRGDFAPIDQILNVCKSYEDKFKDGVITVVDDSHGIGAYGATGRGTSEYAGVRPDVIVGTFGKAFGVNGGFIAASDTMIEAIRQKADTYIYTNPLSVADCAAAVAAIDICDSDQGLDLLDYLGTITTAFRDGLKKMGLESIEGPHPIVPLMVRDTGRTHDLVNFLYENGVLVVGLTFPVVPKGSETIRFQINACHTHADIDYVLGLIRSFYERS
- a CDS encoding diguanylate cyclase, with amino-acid sequence MNNDQNFTVMVVDDTQENIDILVTVLGHQFNVCSAMGGKPALAKIAKDPPDLILLDIMMPEMDGFEVCRQLKSQTEIQDIPIIFLTARTDENSVVEGFQAGVVDYITKPFNTTELLVRVKTQLELSHSRREMKRINERLEHLVIHDDLTGLYNTRYLYDELYQLLERSKAENKSFALLFMDIDNFKYVVDTYGHLNGSRALREIADTIMESISQPCYGVAYGGDEFVIVLPGFNKDQAIKTAESIRDRMKQTTYLSSEGCNVNLSASVGIAAYPDDATETRALLNLADQLMFKIKETSKDAIGCLANAPDSDRPQPPSTLIN
- a CDS encoding YdiU family protein, which encodes MEKTTAVSTLKAGFENSFAALPKKFFEEITPETVVNPVLQKYNWKLSRELGLNFTKETQELVDCLAGNLVFADSTPIATAYAGHQFGNFVPQLGDGRAILLGEKVTPDGKRLDVQLKGSGRTRFSRGGDGKSPLGPVIREYIVSEAMHALGVPTTRALAIVSTGERILRPDGAHPGGIMTRVASGFVRVGSFEYFAARGDETAIRKLADYVIDRHYPELPAKKDRYRQFFSSVAKKQARLVAKWMQLGFIHGVMNTDNTSISGETIDYGPCAFMDYYDPNMVFSSIDTMGRYRYANQGAIMKWNLHSLGMCLQTLLGKTDEEAADVIDATLSMFEDEFFHAQSVGLLKKIGIENPGDQDSSLLGELVALMQNQKADFTLTFRYLADHIRQGSDMTPQFQKLFKAPDAVAAWLESWQRRLAEENSPELIQAQMNRINPLFIPRNHRIHKAIEDAEARGDFSQVHLLTTLYENPFTEQPDFTDYAQPPTNEERVTRTFCGT
- a CDS encoding transposase, with product MFILRDLTEPLQAEFSNTAQGQKRKVWFAYTLLAVVVPFTSSITSNLLRALQTLFGLKLHSQRFYAFMASPTLPWKKLWQAMWGMIPSPGTDGRIMVALDDSINPKSGRKIFGCAHFHDHAAKSNQSSYPWSQCILAVGLLKKIKSRWACLPLDFRFYMMKKNIEAKSATAKRKGKVLSFESKMTQAATMIKDIRNYFQQPVLVIADSWFGNDGLWSRLGRGEGGFFHLLSRMRTNITLYDLAPVSTGKRKVGRPRKYGSRLGSVADCAACWKKKCRAYMVFLYGKTREVQAYSQIVMLKTMKCPVRVVFVYRKTRYVALMTTDLTLSVEQIIEYYGARWKIESGFKEIKQEIGSSKSQVRNSESVLNHLNFCMMATTLTWIYADRLENAPDRRHKIRGRAGFAFSDVRKTIAEAALSSDFYRVCPVPGQNPQKSFVKTLLRMVA
- the pta gene encoding phosphate acetyltransferase; the encoded protein is MANSLYITTTETRNGKILIVLGIMQLLLKDIRLVGFFRPIINPSSRDVRDHDIDLVLSNFNIGLQYEETYAYTLEEAKQMVNSGRQAEMMKTILDKYKALEKKSRFVLCEGTDFAAGSEAFEFDINAMIIADIGCPALVVSYGHKKDAQQVITSCQLAVESLYHKGVDVLAVMVNRVEPESLHSLKIALYKAIDRLEVLIYTIPETQALSRPSFRDLIPAVDAQVLYGRQGLENQISGCMIAAMLVPDFLDHIKKDYLVVTSGDRAGIVITCIASRLSMAYPDIAGILVTGGISIPDSIIRLIHDWKELPVPILQTRMDTHTAIKAIDQIYSRISPDDPQRIALALNVFEENVDAGSLRQRLAARKSVRITPQMFEYSLIEKAKKAQQHIVLPEGNSDRILKAADILLRRSFCDITILGRPEEIERRVKELGLNLSQARIIQPDASPWLDDYGQTYFDLRKHKGVTLDIARDTMTDPSYFGTMMVHKGHADGMVSGSVNTTGHTILPAFEIIKTLPGFSIVSSVFLMCLKDRVLVFGDCAVNPNPTASQLAEIAVASAGTASIFGIEPRVAMLSYSTGSSGTGADVDKVIQATAMAREKAPDLPIEGPIQYDAAIDPAVAMTKLPDSQVAGRATVFIFPDLNTGNNTYKAVQRASENAVAIGPVLQGLKRPINDLSRGCTVPDIVNTVAITAIQAQAGKADV